A window of the Ignisphaera sp. genome harbors these coding sequences:
- a CDS encoding Trm112 family protein yields the protein MRYATIDIIICPNCRFYPLEVISFETQTVSKKTIEISIPFCRTYCGLKKAFLTNVEAKTMVDCKLCLTIDIIWGLVLCPHCCSWYPIISGLPLLYPNYLKNNRRIKALYNLFEKRFSDALTKFLHRCK from the coding sequence ATGAGGTATGCAACAATAGACATAATAATATGCCCTAACTGTAGATTTTATCCATTAGAGGTAATTTCGTTTGAAACTCAAACAGTGAGCAAAAAGACTATAGAAATTTCGATACCTTTTTGCAGAACTTACTGTGGATTAAAGAAAGCTTTTCTAACGAATGTCGAAGCAAAAACAATGGTTGACTGTAAATTATGTCTTACAATAGACATAATATGGGGTCTCGTACTATGCCCTCATTGCTGTAGCTGGTATCCTATAATTTCAGGGTTACCTCTATTGTATCCCAATTACTTAAAAAACAATAGGAGAATAAAGGCACTATATAACCTATTTGAAAAAAGATTCTCTGACGCTCTAACGAAATTTTTGCATAGATGCAAATAG